From the Candidatus Bathyarchaeia archaeon genome, one window contains:
- a CDS encoding sugar phosphate isomerase/epimerase family protein — protein MIKIGCAAYSYREYLKDGRMKYEDFIEEAYRIGLDGVELTLYWLPSKEKSYLKMLKRLSALRGLPISCVGISTNFCSPNPSEREKSIKAVEEGLEIARELGAPCLRVFGGYVPEGVHADEAMNWVVESMRLCVNYAEENGVIIAMENHGGITSRASDVIKIVEGVNSQWFRVNLDLGNYKEPLYEEISRTTPYAVHVHAKVSARLDGDKREVINYERIKEILLSKGYNGFLSIEYEEEEDPKIGVPRFAKYLFNIFR, from the coding sequence ATGATTAAGATTGGCTGTGCGGCATACTCTTATCGCGAGTATCTTAAGGATGGCAGAATGAAGTATGAGGATTTCATCGAGGAGGCTTATCGTATAGGGCTCGATGGAGTCGAGTTAACCCTCTATTGGCTTCCATCAAAAGAGAAGTCTTATCTTAAAATGCTCAAGAGGCTTTCAGCCCTTCGAGGACTACCAATCTCTTGCGTCGGCATCTCCACAAACTTCTGTAGCCCAAATCCATCGGAAAGAGAAAAGAGTATTAAGGCTGTGGAAGAGGGGCTGGAAATAGCGCGTGAACTTGGCGCTCCCTGCCTTAGAGTATTTGGAGGATATGTTCCTGAGGGGGTTCACGCCGACGAGGCGATGAATTGGGTGGTTGAATCCATGAGGTTATGCGTCAACTACGCTGAGGAGAATGGAGTCATCATCGCCATGGAGAATCATGGTGGCATAACTTCCAGAGCTAGTGACGTGATAAAAATCGTTGAGGGAGTTAATTCTCAATGGTTTAGGGTTAACCTAGACTTAGGCAATTATAAGGAGCCCTTATATGAGGAAATATCTAGAACGACCCCCTACGCTGTACATGTGCATGCGAAGGTGAGTGCGCGCCTAGACGGAGATAAACGTGAAGTTATCAACTATGAGCGAATAAAGGAGATCCTTTTATCCAAAGGCTACAACGGTTTTCTCTCAATAGAGTATGAGGAAGAGGAAGACCCTAAAATAGGTGTGCCGAGATTCGCCAAATATCTCTTCAACATATTCCGCTAG